The proteins below are encoded in one region of Enhydrobacter sp.:
- a CDS encoding enoyl-CoA hydratase, with protein sequence MSAVPNEPVLLRRDDGRIAILTLNRPHAMNALSGELIDALQAEFDRLAKDRAIRCVILEAKGRAFSTGHDLREVAARKDYTFHHDLLTRCSAMMLSIQRLPQPVIAKVHAMATAAGCQLVAACDLAVASSEATFATSGITNGLFCGTPSVPVGRNVGKKRALDMLLTGQFIDATTALRDGLVSRLASPDKLDEATMALATQIADQPPQQIASGKAMFHRHMEMSIEQAYALATEFMAGALQSEDAQAGIDAFVNKRPKPEWKGK encoded by the coding sequence ATGTCCGCCGTCCCCAATGAGCCCGTCCTGCTGCGCCGCGACGACGGCCGCATCGCCATCCTGACGCTGAACCGTCCGCACGCCATGAATGCGCTGTCGGGCGAGCTTATAGACGCCCTTCAGGCGGAATTCGACAGGCTCGCGAAAGATCGTGCGATCCGTTGCGTGATCCTCGAAGCGAAGGGCCGCGCGTTCTCGACCGGCCACGACCTGCGCGAGGTCGCCGCGCGCAAGGACTACACTTTCCACCACGATCTCCTGACGCGCTGCTCGGCGATGATGCTGTCGATCCAGCGCCTGCCGCAGCCGGTGATCGCCAAGGTCCATGCCATGGCGACCGCAGCCGGCTGTCAACTGGTCGCGGCCTGCGACCTCGCCGTCGCCTCGAGCGAGGCGACCTTCGCCACCTCGGGCATCACCAACGGTCTCTTCTGCGGCACGCCCTCGGTGCCGGTGGGCCGCAACGTCGGCAAGAAGCGCGCGCTCGACATGCTGCTCACCGGGCAGTTCATCGATGCGACGACCGCCCTGCGCGACGGGCTGGTGAGCCGCCTCGCTTCGCCCGACAAGCTCGACGAGGCAACGATGGCGCTCGCGACCCAGATCGCCGACCAGCCGCCGCAACAGATCGCCTCGGGCAAGGCGATGTTCCACCGGCACATGGAAATGAGCATCGAGCAGGCTTATGCGCTCGCCACCGAGTTCATGGCCGGCGCCCTGCAAAGCGAGGATGCGCAGGCCGGCATCGACGCATTCGTGAACAAGAGGCCGAAGCCCGAGTGGAAGGGGAAGTAG
- a CDS encoding acyl-CoA thioesterase domain-containing protein, translated as MDQATSLTSSPCGSLRGSTSGAYWNFNGPLGGVTAAILMRGVLERPDRLGAPCSITVNFTAAVARGPFDATVHPVRTGRSVQHWYVELRQADVVAANATIVCAKGNAGSSARRPAATSHVVAAQRAQSPAPFLTSCRFRASK; from the coding sequence TTGGACCAGGCAACGTCCCTGACCTCTTCTCCATGCGGCAGCCTGCGCGGCTCGACGAGCGGCGCCTACTGGAACTTCAACGGACCGCTCGGCGGGGTGACGGCGGCGATCCTGATGCGTGGCGTTCTCGAGCGACCGGATCGGTTGGGCGCCCCCTGCTCGATCACCGTCAACTTCACCGCAGCCGTTGCGCGCGGCCCGTTCGACGCGACCGTCCACCCGGTCCGCACCGGCCGTTCGGTGCAGCATTGGTATGTCGAGCTGCGGCAGGCCGACGTGGTCGCCGCGAACGCCACGATCGTCTGCGCGAAGGGCAACGCGGGCAGTTCGGCCCGGCGGCCGGCAGCTACCTCACACGTTGTTGCGGCTCAGCGAGCCCAGTCGCCGGCGCCCTTCTTGACGAGCTGTCGTTTCAGGGCCTCGAAATAG
- a CDS encoding 6-carboxytetrahydropterin synthase has product MWELTKSFRFDAAHTLQRSIDAESSRRVHGHSYRAEVTLRGEPDPKTGMVVDFGLLEKALAAARDGLDHHMLDEVPDLGPATMENLAAWIWRRLAPVTKGLVKVTVFRDSQDESVTYREGD; this is encoded by the coding sequence ATGTGGGAGCTCACCAAGTCCTTCCGCTTCGATGCCGCGCACACGCTCCAGCGCAGCATCGACGCCGAGTCGAGCCGGCGCGTCCATGGCCATTCCTATCGTGCCGAGGTCACGCTGCGCGGCGAACCCGATCCGAAAACCGGCATGGTGGTCGACTTCGGCCTGCTGGAGAAGGCATTGGCGGCGGCGCGGGACGGGCTCGACCATCATATGCTGGACGAGGTGCCTGATCTCGGTCCGGCGACGATGGAGAACCTCGCCGCCTGGATCTGGCGCCGGCTGGCGCCGGTGACCAAGGGGTTGGTGAAGGTCACTGTCTTTCGCGACAGCCAGGACGAGTCCGTCACCTATCGCGAAGGTGACTAA
- the rpsI gene encoding 30S ribosomal protein S9 — protein MATELSSFAELKKAPIAPPPAPVREKEVDAQGRAYATGRRKNAVARVWVKPGTGQITINGRDQKIYFARPTQQMVIQQPFDVSQRTGQFDVVATVSGGGLSGQAGAVRHGIAQALAKFEPELRGAMKSNGFLTRDSRVVERKKYGRAGARRRFQFSKR, from the coding sequence ATGGCTACCGAACTTTCGTCCTTTGCCGAGCTGAAGAAAGCGCCGATTGCGCCCCCGCCCGCGCCGGTCCGCGAGAAGGAGGTCGACGCCCAGGGGCGTGCCTATGCCACCGGCCGGCGCAAGAACGCGGTCGCCCGCGTCTGGGTGAAGCCGGGCACCGGCCAGATCACGATCAACGGCCGCGACCAGAAGATCTACTTCGCACGGCCTACCCAGCAGATGGTGATCCAGCAGCCGTTCGACGTGTCGCAGCGCACCGGTCAGTTCGACGTCGTGGCCACCGTCTCGGGCGGCGGCCTGTCGGGGCAGGCGGGCGCGGTCCGCCACGGCATCGCCCAGGCGCTGGCCAAGTTCGAGCCGGAGCTGCGCGGCGCCATGAAGAGCAATGGCTTTCTTACCCGCGACAGCCGCGTGGTGGAGCGCAAGAAGTACGGCCGTGCCGGTGCCCGGCGCCGCTTCCAGTTCTCCAAGCGCTAG
- the queE gene encoding 7-carboxy-7-deazaguanine synthase — translation MSYAVKEIFKTLQGEGAQAGRAAVFCRFAGCNLWSGREEDRATAACRFCDTDFVGMDGTLGGRYAAAEDLAAVVERTWDGPRAHRFVVLTGGEPLLQVDGDLLKALHGRGFEIALETNGTVDLPPGIDWVCVSPKTPDELKVRKGDELKLVYPQTDVPPEAFVGLDFRRFSLQPMDGPDVAENTRRAIAYCLAHPQWQLSTQTHKHLGIR, via the coding sequence ATGAGCTACGCGGTCAAGGAGATCTTCAAGACGTTGCAGGGCGAAGGCGCGCAGGCCGGTCGCGCGGCGGTGTTCTGCCGTTTCGCCGGTTGCAATCTCTGGTCGGGTCGCGAGGAGGATCGCGCGACCGCGGCCTGCCGCTTCTGCGACACCGATTTCGTGGGCATGGACGGCACACTCGGCGGCCGCTACGCCGCTGCGGAAGACCTTGCGGCCGTGGTCGAGCGCACCTGGGATGGCCCGCGGGCGCACCGCTTCGTGGTGCTGACGGGCGGCGAGCCCTTGCTCCAGGTCGATGGCGACCTGCTCAAGGCGCTGCACGGACGGGGCTTCGAAATCGCCCTCGAGACCAACGGCACCGTCGATCTGCCGCCTGGGATCGATTGGGTGTGCGTCAGTCCCAAGACGCCCGACGAACTGAAGGTGAGGAAGGGCGACGAGCTGAAGCTCGTCTATCCCCAGACCGACGTGCCGCCCGAAGCCTTCGTCGGCCTCGATTTCCGACGCTTCTCGCTGCAGCCGATGGACGGTCCGGACGTCGCCGAGAATACCCGCCGAGCGATCGCCTATTGCCTCGCCCATCCGCAGTGGCAGCTCAGTACGCAGACCCACAAGCATCTGGGCATCCGCTGA
- a CDS encoding LL-diaminopimelate aminotransferase has translation MDDQEFHRLKRLPPYVFAEVNAMKARARAAGQDVIDLGMGNPDLPTAPHIVAKLAEAAANPRAHGYSASRGIPGLRKAQAAYYQRRFNVDLDPEAEVIVTLGSKEGLANLAQAITSPGDIVLVPNPSYPIHPYGFIIAGGSVRHIPVPGSTSTADFLSALERAVRHTVPKPIALVLNYPSNPTAQVVDLDFYAAVVDFCKRQNIWILSDLAYAEIYFDGVPPPSVLQVPGAREIAVEFTSMSKTYSMAGWRIGFAAGNRTLIQALTRIKSYLDYGAFTPVQVAATAALNGPQDCIVEARNTYKERRDVVIDGLRTAGWPLPSPSASMFAWAPIPKPFEELGSLAFSKLLLTQANVAVSPGIGFGEHGDGYVRIALVENKHRIRQAVRNIRQVLADPSKAIDLYLRGVGDNITPLKARA, from the coding sequence ATGGACGACCAGGAATTCCACCGCCTCAAGCGTCTACCGCCCTACGTGTTCGCGGAAGTGAACGCCATGAAGGCGCGTGCCCGTGCCGCGGGCCAGGACGTCATCGATCTTGGCATGGGCAATCCGGACCTGCCGACAGCGCCGCACATCGTGGCGAAGCTGGCCGAAGCGGCCGCTAATCCGCGCGCCCATGGCTACTCGGCCTCGCGCGGCATTCCGGGCCTGCGCAAGGCCCAGGCCGCCTATTACCAGCGCCGTTTCAACGTCGATCTCGATCCCGAGGCCGAGGTCATCGTGACGCTGGGATCGAAAGAGGGGTTGGCGAATCTCGCGCAGGCGATCACGTCGCCGGGCGACATCGTGCTGGTGCCCAATCCCAGCTATCCTATCCACCCCTACGGCTTCATCATCGCCGGCGGCTCGGTGCGGCACATTCCGGTACCCGGCAGCACCTCCACGGCGGACTTCCTGTCGGCGCTCGAGCGCGCGGTGCGGCATACCGTGCCCAAGCCCATCGCCTTGGTGCTGAACTATCCCTCCAATCCGACCGCGCAGGTCGTCGATCTCGATTTCTACGCGGCGGTGGTGGATTTCTGCAAAAGGCAGAACATCTGGATCCTGTCGGATCTCGCCTATGCGGAGATCTATTTCGACGGCGTGCCGCCGCCATCCGTGCTGCAGGTGCCGGGCGCGCGCGAAATCGCGGTCGAGTTCACCTCCATGAGCAAGACCTATTCGATGGCCGGCTGGCGTATCGGTTTCGCGGCCGGCAACCGGACGCTGATCCAGGCCCTGACGCGCATCAAGTCGTACCTCGACTATGGTGCTTTCACGCCGGTCCAGGTGGCGGCGACCGCGGCGCTCAACGGGCCGCAGGACTGCATCGTCGAGGCGCGCAATACCTACAAGGAACGCCGGGACGTCGTGATCGACGGACTGAGGACGGCCGGATGGCCGCTGCCGTCGCCCTCGGCCAGCATGTTCGCCTGGGCGCCGATCCCCAAGCCCTTCGAGGAGCTGGGTTCGCTCGCCTTCTCGAAGCTCCTGCTCACGCAAGCCAATGTCGCGGTATCGCCAGGCATCGGTTTCGGCGAGCACGGCGACGGATATGTCCGCATCGCATTGGTCGAGAACAAGCACCGCATCCGACAGGCCGTCCGCAACATCCGGCAGGTACTGGCCGATCCGTCCAAGGCGATCGACCTCTATCTGCGCGGCGTCGGGGACAACATCACGCCCCTGAAGGCTCGCGCCTGA
- a CDS encoding MarR family transcriptional regulator, with protein MSHPDDTLRGTFGALLARASRQWRRAADQRLQPFKLTEATWLPLVHIARAVTPPRQKDLAASLSLDSSSVVRLLDNLEAAGLIRRRAEATDRRAKAIFLTARGRAIADKVEVAALQVRRDALAGLSDRDIETARRVLTHVCDALERSMQEVAA; from the coding sequence ATGTCGCACCCCGACGACACCCTTCGCGGCACGTTCGGTGCCCTGCTCGCCCGTGCTTCCCGCCAATGGCGGCGGGCGGCCGACCAGCGCCTGCAGCCGTTCAAGCTCACCGAAGCGACGTGGCTGCCGCTCGTGCATATTGCACGCGCTGTCACCCCGCCGCGCCAGAAGGATCTGGCGGCCTCGCTGTCGCTCGACAGCTCGTCGGTCGTTCGGCTGCTCGACAATCTGGAGGCGGCGGGCCTGATCAGGCGCCGCGCGGAAGCGACCGACCGGCGGGCCAAGGCGATTTTTCTGACCGCGCGCGGACGCGCGATCGCCGACAAGGTCGAGGTCGCGGCCCTGCAGGTGCGGCGCGATGCCCTGGCCGGGCTGAGCGATCGGGACATCGAGACGGCCCGCCGGGTCCTGACGCATGTCTGCGATGCGCTCGAAAGGTCGATGCAGGAAGTGGCCGCGTGA
- a CDS encoding PaaI family thioesterase translates to MPVMTPAELMVFLDREFPQAATAGMAIEHLDDRTIRVRLPTSERHLRPGGTVSGPTLVWLADVGFYLLILAQLGPVALAVTTNLNINFMRKPEATSLIGEGRLLKLGRSLAVGDFTIWNDGKSEPAAHVTMTYSIPPGSMPWAAVL, encoded by the coding sequence ATGCCGGTGATGACGCCTGCCGAGCTGATGGTGTTCCTCGACAGGGAATTCCCGCAGGCGGCAACTGCGGGGATGGCGATCGAGCATCTCGACGATCGGACGATCCGGGTGCGGCTGCCGACCAGCGAGCGGCATCTGCGGCCGGGCGGAACGGTCTCGGGCCCGACTCTGGTCTGGCTGGCGGATGTCGGCTTCTACCTGCTGATCCTGGCGCAGCTCGGGCCGGTGGCGCTGGCCGTGACGACCAATCTCAATATCAATTTCATGCGCAAGCCGGAGGCGACGTCGCTGATCGGCGAGGGGCGGCTGCTGAAGCTCGGGCGCAGCCTCGCGGTCGGCGACTTCACCATCTGGAACGACGGCAAGAGCGAACCCGCGGCGCATGTCACCATGACCTACTCGATACCGCCAGGATCAATGCCTTGGGCTGCGGTATTATAG
- the phaC gene encoding class I poly(R)-hydroxyalkanoic acid synthase, with product MSDTSAPPGPAGTAPGFSEAETEKLRVAFKDIAERSQKLLKEFAERYAAEGPQPADPLHLTHTFMDFTAKMLADPNKLVQAQVELWQQYMKLWQTTAQRMMGQQVEPVVEPARSDKRFKDPAWNDGMIFDYIKQSYLLTARWLQGTVKEVEGVDDKTAQKVEFYTRQFIDAMSPSNFALTNPQVVKATIDSKGENLLKGLQNLLTDLERGKGRLAIRQTDMKAFKVGENVATSPGKVVYQNEVMQLIQYAPRTDEVYAMPLLIVPPWINKFYILDLKPENSFIKWATERGYTVFVISWVNPDETLTNLVFEDYMKKGPLAALEAIEKATGERKVSAIGYCIGGTLMATTLAYMAARGDNRIAACTFFTAQVDFTEPGELGVFIDEDQLAGIEQMMSKKGYLDGTEMATTFNMLRANDLIWSFVVNNYLMGKDPFPFDLLFWNADATRMPAAMHSYYLRNMYQKNLLAKPGGLVIDNVPIDLRKVAIPVYLQAGKDDHIAPARSVYKATQLFSGPVRFMLAGSGHIAGVVNPPHAKKYQHWLNETPRNPPTLEEWKAGATEFPGSWWNDWDKWLSEKSGAKVPARIPGHGDLPALEEAPGSYVKVRLID from the coding sequence ATGTCGGACACCTCCGCACCTCCCGGCCCCGCCGGCACTGCTCCCGGATTCTCCGAGGCGGAGACCGAAAAGCTGCGGGTGGCATTCAAGGATATCGCCGAGCGCAGCCAGAAGCTTTTGAAGGAGTTCGCCGAACGCTACGCAGCGGAGGGACCGCAGCCGGCCGACCCGCTGCACCTTACTCATACTTTCATGGACTTCACGGCCAAGATGCTGGCCGACCCCAACAAGCTCGTGCAGGCCCAGGTCGAGCTCTGGCAGCAGTACATGAAGCTTTGGCAAACGACCGCGCAGCGCATGATGGGCCAGCAGGTCGAGCCCGTGGTCGAGCCGGCCAGGAGCGACAAGCGCTTCAAGGATCCCGCCTGGAATGACGGCATGATCTTCGACTATATCAAGCAGTCCTACCTTCTGACGGCGCGCTGGCTGCAGGGCACCGTGAAGGAAGTCGAAGGCGTCGACGACAAGACCGCGCAGAAGGTCGAGTTCTACACGCGCCAGTTCATCGATGCGATGTCGCCGTCGAACTTCGCGCTCACGAACCCGCAGGTTGTCAAGGCCACGATCGACAGCAAGGGCGAAAACCTGCTCAAGGGACTGCAGAACCTTCTCACCGATCTCGAGCGCGGCAAGGGGCGGCTCGCCATACGCCAGACCGACATGAAGGCTTTCAAGGTCGGAGAGAATGTCGCCACCTCGCCGGGCAAGGTCGTCTACCAGAACGAGGTGATGCAGCTCATCCAGTACGCGCCGCGGACCGACGAGGTCTATGCGATGCCGCTGCTCATCGTCCCGCCCTGGATCAACAAGTTCTACATCCTGGACCTCAAGCCCGAGAATTCCTTCATCAAGTGGGCGACCGAGCGCGGTTACACCGTCTTCGTGATCTCATGGGTCAATCCGGACGAGACCCTGACCAATCTCGTCTTCGAAGATTACATGAAGAAAGGCCCGCTCGCCGCGCTCGAGGCGATCGAGAAAGCGACGGGCGAGAGGAAGGTTTCGGCGATCGGTTACTGCATCGGCGGCACGCTGATGGCGACAACACTCGCCTACATGGCGGCGCGAGGCGACAACCGCATCGCTGCCTGCACCTTCTTCACCGCACAGGTCGACTTCACCGAACCGGGCGAGCTCGGTGTCTTCATCGACGAGGACCAGCTCGCCGGCATCGAGCAGATGATGAGCAAAAAGGGGTATCTCGACGGCACGGAGATGGCGACCACCTTCAACATGCTGCGGGCCAACGACCTCATCTGGTCGTTCGTCGTGAACAACTATCTGATGGGCAAGGACCCCTTTCCCTTCGACCTCCTGTTCTGGAATGCCGATGCGACCCGCATGCCGGCGGCCATGCACAGCTATTACCTGCGCAACATGTATCAGAAGAACCTGCTGGCGAAGCCGGGCGGCCTGGTCATCGACAACGTGCCGATCGACCTGCGTAAGGTCGCAATCCCTGTCTATCTGCAGGCCGGCAAGGACGACCACATCGCGCCCGCCAGATCGGTCTACAAAGCGACCCAGCTCTTCTCGGGGCCGGTGCGCTTCATGCTGGCCGGGTCGGGCCACATTGCCGGCGTCGTCAATCCGCCGCACGCCAAGAAATACCAGCACTGGCTGAACGAGACGCCCCGGAATCCGCCGACGCTCGAGGAATGGAAGGCCGGCGCCACGGAGTTCCCGGGCTCGTGGTGGAACGACTGGGACAAATGGCTCTCGGAGAAATCCGGTGCTAAGGTTCCCGCCCGCATTCCCGGCCACGGCGACCTGCCCGCGCTCGAGGAGGCGCCGGGATCGTACGTGAAGGTAAGGTTGATCGACTGA
- a CDS encoding homoserine dehydrogenase — protein sequence MASPLRIGVAGLGTVGAGVVKLLAEHGRLLSLRGGRPLKLVAVSARSKTRKRGIDVSHLRWERDPLALATAPDIDVVVELIGGSRGIARQLVQKALASGKHVVTANKALLAMHGAELAALAEKKGRILAFEAAVAGGIPIIKALREGLVGNRVSRLYGILNGTCNYILTTMRETGRDFGAVLAEAQAAGYAEADPSFDVDGIDAAHKLAVLTGAAFGCRVNFAGVHVEGIRRVTSMDIQFAQELGYRIKLLGLARETKYGIEQRVHPCMVSLEAPIAHIEGVFNAVVVEGDFVGTTMFQGRGAGEGPTASAVVADLVDVARGRDMPAFVVPANRLAAKKVSPMGRHIGAYYMRLMVQDRPGVIAAISGVLARERISVESMLQRGRSQSGEVPVVLTTHETEEAAMQRAAARIGQLRAVAEEPCLIRMEAL from the coding sequence ATGGCCTCTCCTCTCAGAATAGGCGTTGCCGGCCTCGGCACGGTAGGCGCCGGCGTCGTCAAGCTGCTGGCCGAGCATGGCCGGCTGCTCTCCCTGCGCGGCGGCCGTCCGCTGAAGCTGGTGGCCGTCAGCGCACGCAGCAAGACGCGCAAGCGCGGCATCGATGTCTCCCATTTGCGCTGGGAGAGGGACCCGCTGGCGCTTGCCACCGCGCCCGACATCGATGTCGTGGTCGAGCTGATCGGCGGTTCGCGCGGCATCGCCCGGCAGCTCGTGCAGAAGGCGCTGGCATCGGGCAAGCATGTCGTCACCGCCAACAAGGCGCTGCTGGCCATGCATGGCGCCGAGCTCGCCGCGCTTGCCGAAAAGAAGGGAAGGATCCTCGCGTTCGAGGCGGCCGTGGCCGGCGGCATACCGATCATCAAGGCGCTGCGAGAAGGCCTGGTCGGCAACCGGGTGAGCCGCCTGTACGGCATCCTGAACGGCACTTGCAACTATATCCTCACCACCATGCGCGAGACGGGGCGCGACTTCGGCGCCGTGCTGGCCGAGGCGCAGGCGGCAGGCTATGCCGAGGCGGATCCGAGCTTCGACGTCGACGGCATCGACGCCGCGCACAAGCTCGCGGTGTTGACCGGCGCCGCCTTCGGCTGCCGTGTGAACTTCGCGGGCGTCCATGTCGAAGGCATCCGCCGCGTCACCTCCATGGACATCCAGTTCGCCCAGGAGCTGGGCTATCGCATCAAGCTGCTCGGCCTTGCGCGCGAGACGAAATACGGCATCGAGCAGCGCGTCCATCCCTGCATGGTCTCGCTCGAGGCGCCGATCGCCCATATCGAGGGCGTGTTCAACGCCGTGGTCGTCGAAGGCGACTTCGTGGGCACGACCATGTTCCAGGGCCGGGGCGCTGGGGAGGGGCCGACGGCTTCCGCCGTCGTCGCCGATCTGGTCGATGTGGCGCGCGGCCGGGACATGCCGGCCTTCGTCGTGCCGGCCAACCGGCTCGCAGCCAAGAAAGTTTCACCCATGGGGCGCCATATTGGCGCCTATTATATGCGCCTGATGGTGCAGGACCGGCCGGGCGTGATCGCGGCGATCTCGGGCGTGCTTGCCAGGGAGCGCATTTCGGTCGAGTCCATGCTGCAACGTGGCCGGTCGCAGTCGGGCGAGGTGCCGGTCGTGCTGACGACGCACGAGACCGAGGAGGCGGCGATGCAGCGGGCGGCGGCGCGCATCGGCCAGTTGCGGGCGGTGGCGGAGGAGCCCTGCCTGATCAGGATGGAAGCGCTCTGA
- the rplM gene encoding 50S ribosomal protein L13 produces the protein MKTLSLKTADVQKKWVLIDADGLVLGRLASIIAMRLRGKHKPTFTPHVDCGDNIIVINAEKVRLTGRKAEREYFYWHTGHPGGIKGETLGKRLEGRFPERVIEKAVERMITRGPLGRRQMKNLRVYKGPNHEHEAQQPEKLDVAAMNRKNSRIG, from the coding sequence ATGAAAACCCTGAGCCTCAAGACTGCCGACGTGCAGAAGAAGTGGGTGCTGATCGACGCCGATGGGCTGGTGCTCGGCCGGCTCGCCTCGATCATCGCCATGCGCCTGCGCGGCAAGCACAAGCCGACCTTTACACCGCATGTCGATTGCGGCGACAACATCATCGTCATCAACGCCGAGAAGGTGCGCCTCACCGGCCGCAAGGCGGAGCGCGAGTACTTCTACTGGCACACTGGCCATCCCGGTGGCATCAAGGGCGAGACGCTGGGCAAGCGGCTGGAAGGCCGTTTCCCCGAACGCGTCATCGAGAAGGCTGTCGAACGCATGATCACGCGCGGTCCGCTCGGCCGCAGGCAGATGAAGAACCTGCGCGTCTACAAGGGCCCCAACCACGAGCACGAGGCGCAGCAGCCGGAGAAGCTGGATGTGGCCGCGATGAACCGCAAGAATTCGAGGATCGGCTGA
- a CDS encoding gamma carbonic anhydrase family protein: MPGLIVPFNGIVPKVDKSAFIAPNATLVGDVAIGANCGIWFGAVLRADGPGIRIGDNSNIQDGVVIHIAARGVGTTVGRNVTVGHLALLHACEIQDDSFIGMHSTVLDEAVVETGAMVAAGAVVTPRKIVRKGELWAGNPAVKLRDITDKDLEIFRRSAESYVKLAQAYRPAERKAAE, encoded by the coding sequence ATGCCCGGTCTCATCGTTCCGTTCAACGGCATCGTTCCCAAGGTCGACAAGAGCGCCTTCATCGCGCCCAATGCGACGCTGGTCGGCGACGTCGCGATCGGCGCCAATTGCGGCATCTGGTTCGGCGCCGTCTTGCGCGCCGACGGGCCCGGGATCAGGATCGGCGACAACTCCAACATCCAGGACGGCGTGGTGATCCATATTGCCGCGCGCGGTGTCGGCACGACGGTCGGCCGCAACGTCACGGTGGGGCATCTGGCCTTGCTGCATGCTTGCGAAATCCAGGACGATTCGTTCATCGGCATGCACTCGACGGTGCTCGATGAAGCGGTCGTCGAGACCGGCGCGATGGTGGCGGCCGGCGCCGTCGTCACGCCGCGCAAGATTGTGCGCAAGGGCGAATTGTGGGCCGGCAATCCGGCGGTGAAGCTGCGCGACATCACCGACAAGGATCTCGAGATCTTCAGGCGCTCGGCGGAGAGCTATGTGAAGTTGGCACAGGCCTATCGTCCGGCCGAGCGAAAGGCGGCGGAGTAG
- a CDS encoding MFS transporter, which translates to MVVIGPAAAPLLGGALATAFGWRSIFFLLAGLGAINLLFNWLLLSETNRPTGSAHVGALAHNYGRLLRSPAFLGYALGGGCATTSMYGFLAASPFIFTHQLGRPDYEVGIYLAIQFVGIWVGSMAAARLIPKFAIDRLMVGANLASVVAALVFLVAALSGHLSVLLVVGSMFFFAVGAGIASPAALGQAISVNPAVIGSASGLYGFSQMGVGAVCTAIMSFGDNPALTSSIVLVAAGLIAQASFWIAVRFRDPQTCAD; encoded by the coding sequence ATGGTCGTCATCGGGCCGGCCGCAGCCCCCCTGCTGGGCGGCGCGCTCGCCACCGCTTTCGGCTGGCGCTCGATCTTCTTCCTGCTGGCCGGCCTCGGCGCGATCAACCTTCTGTTCAACTGGCTGCTGCTGTCGGAGACGAACAGGCCAACCGGCTCGGCCCATGTCGGCGCGCTGGCACACAACTACGGACGGCTGCTGCGTTCGCCTGCCTTCCTCGGCTATGCGCTGGGCGGAGGCTGCGCCACGACCTCCATGTACGGTTTCCTCGCCGCGTCGCCGTTCATCTTCACCCACCAGCTCGGTCGGCCGGACTACGAGGTAGGGATCTATCTCGCGATCCAGTTCGTCGGCATCTGGGTCGGCAGCATGGCGGCGGCGCGTCTGATTCCCAAGTTCGCTATCGATCGGCTCATGGTCGGCGCCAATCTCGCCAGTGTCGTGGCGGCCCTCGTCTTCCTCGTCGCCGCCTTGTCCGGCCATCTCTCCGTGCTGCTGGTCGTGGGGTCGATGTTTTTCTTCGCTGTCGGCGCGGGCATCGCCTCGCCTGCCGCGCTCGGCCAGGCGATCAGCGTCAATCCTGCCGTCATCGGCTCGGCATCCGGCCTGTACGGCTTCAGCCAGATGGGTGTCGGCGCGGTCTGCACCGCCATCATGAGCTTCGGCGACAACCCCGCCCTCACCTCGTCCATCGTATTGGTCGCCGCCGGGCTGATCGCGCAAGCGTCGTTCTGGATCGCGGTGCGTTTTCGCGATCCCCAGACCTGCGCCGACTGA